The following proteins are encoded in a genomic region of Oryctolagus cuniculus chromosome 6, mOryCun1.1, whole genome shotgun sequence:
- the ERICH5 gene encoding glutamate-rich protein 5 isoform X1, with amino-acid sequence MPTPYIVPTRCQLCANLMPTTATSKECFPNTEGSKACFAHPKPRTLGREAYPHGSAQRDSPPLPQELKASVAPATNGMKPLPEKPLVAPEAARGEDAVHQSESTEVTRPLERAEGKQTDVERMAEAQSLKGHGETEPLGPEPKGQALRTAGERGSPGALEGTESPHAAGEREPPAMAGCITPLHTGAELQPQEAMGKEERSQLLKATPEENEAPEPVVRRQLMETADELQHQATPGKSELSQLPETDPRETVTPKVVDLSQLMETPGRSGSLRTTPAGPGNLEQAQPEGEAGSPEHPAGMVDMAANEQMVCTVPTHRQQRHTEGETEEQMETEVEYKKASGGAETNEETGEAVDLSAAT; translated from the exons ATGCCAACTCCATATATTGTGCCAACTCGATGCCAACTATGTGCCAACTTGATGCCAACTACAG CAACTTCCAAGGAGTGTTTTCCAAACACAGAAGGCAGCAAGGCCTGCTTTGCCCACCCCAAACCAAGGACACTGGGAAGAGAAGCCTATCCTCACGGTAGTGCTCAAAGGGacagccctcccctgccccaggagctcaAGGCCTCAGTGGCACCCGCAACGAATGGCATGAAACCTCTTCCTGAGAAGCCCCTGGTGGCACCGGAGGCAGCCCGTGGGGAAGATGCCGTGCACCAGTCGGAATCCACGGAGGTGACTCGGCCTCTGGAGAGAGCAGAGGGGAAGCAGACAGATGTGGAAAGAATGGCGGAGGCTCAGTCTTTGAAAGGTCATGGCGAGACTGAACCcctgggacctgaacccaagGGTCAGGCTCTGAGGACAGCAGGAGAGAGGGGCTCCCCTGGGGCACTGGAAGGCACTGAGAGCCCGCACGCTGCAGGTGAGAGGGAACCTCCAGCAATGGCCGGCTGCATCACGCCTCTGCACACAGGTGCAGAGCTGCAGCCTCAAGAGGCAATGGGGAAGGAGGAACGGTCCCAGCTCCTAAAAGCCACTCCCGAAGAGAATGAAGCTCCAGAACCAGTGGTAAGAAGACAGCTGATGGAAACAGCTGACGAGCTGCAGCATCAGGCGACACCAGGAAAAAGTGAGCTGTCCCAGCTTCCAGAAACGGATCCAAGAGAGACAGTGACGCCGAAAGTCGTGGACCTGAGTCAGCTTATGGAGACACCTGGAAGGAGTGGTTCACTCCGTACAACTCCTGCAGGCCCAGGAAACCTGGAGCAGGCGCAGCCTGAAGGAGAGGCTGGAAGCCCAGAGCATCCAGCAGGAATGGTAGACATGGCGGCAAATGAGCAAATGGTCTGCACAGTGCCCACTCACAGGCAGCAGCGCCACACTGAAG GTGAGACAGAAGAACAGATGGAAACAGAGGTGGAGTATAAGAAAGCAAGTGGAGGGgctgaaacaaatgaagaaacaggAGAAGCTGTGGATCTTTCAGCAGCCACATAG
- the ERICH5 gene encoding glutamate-rich protein 5 isoform X2 has translation MGCASSALNKAGESSRFRSATSKECFPNTEGSKACFAHPKPRTLGREAYPHGSAQRDSPPLPQELKASVAPATNGMKPLPEKPLVAPEAARGEDAVHQSESTEVTRPLERAEGKQTDVERMAEAQSLKGHGETEPLGPEPKGQALRTAGERGSPGALEGTESPHAAGEREPPAMAGCITPLHTGAELQPQEAMGKEERSQLLKATPEENEAPEPVVRRQLMETADELQHQATPGKSELSQLPETDPRETVTPKVVDLSQLMETPGRSGSLRTTPAGPGNLEQAQPEGEAGSPEHPAGMVDMAANEQMVCTVPTHRQQRHTEGETEEQMETEVEYKKASGGAETNEETGEAVDLSAAT, from the exons CAACTTCCAAGGAGTGTTTTCCAAACACAGAAGGCAGCAAGGCCTGCTTTGCCCACCCCAAACCAAGGACACTGGGAAGAGAAGCCTATCCTCACGGTAGTGCTCAAAGGGacagccctcccctgccccaggagctcaAGGCCTCAGTGGCACCCGCAACGAATGGCATGAAACCTCTTCCTGAGAAGCCCCTGGTGGCACCGGAGGCAGCCCGTGGGGAAGATGCCGTGCACCAGTCGGAATCCACGGAGGTGACTCGGCCTCTGGAGAGAGCAGAGGGGAAGCAGACAGATGTGGAAAGAATGGCGGAGGCTCAGTCTTTGAAAGGTCATGGCGAGACTGAACCcctgggacctgaacccaagGGTCAGGCTCTGAGGACAGCAGGAGAGAGGGGCTCCCCTGGGGCACTGGAAGGCACTGAGAGCCCGCACGCTGCAGGTGAGAGGGAACCTCCAGCAATGGCCGGCTGCATCACGCCTCTGCACACAGGTGCAGAGCTGCAGCCTCAAGAGGCAATGGGGAAGGAGGAACGGTCCCAGCTCCTAAAAGCCACTCCCGAAGAGAATGAAGCTCCAGAACCAGTGGTAAGAAGACAGCTGATGGAAACAGCTGACGAGCTGCAGCATCAGGCGACACCAGGAAAAAGTGAGCTGTCCCAGCTTCCAGAAACGGATCCAAGAGAGACAGTGACGCCGAAAGTCGTGGACCTGAGTCAGCTTATGGAGACACCTGGAAGGAGTGGTTCACTCCGTACAACTCCTGCAGGCCCAGGAAACCTGGAGCAGGCGCAGCCTGAAGGAGAGGCTGGAAGCCCAGAGCATCCAGCAGGAATGGTAGACATGGCGGCAAATGAGCAAATGGTCTGCACAGTGCCCACTCACAGGCAGCAGCGCCACACTGAAG GTGAGACAGAAGAACAGATGGAAACAGAGGTGGAGTATAAGAAAGCAAGTGGAGGGgctgaaacaaatgaagaaacaggAGAAGCTGTGGATCTTTCAGCAGCCACATAG